The following proteins come from a genomic window of Flavobacteriaceae bacterium MAR_2010_188:
- a CDS encoding galactosamine-6-phosphate isomerase — MNIHSFEDYEQMSGRAAAMVLEEIEKKKDLLICAPTGNSPTGMYQSLAQTFQQKPKIFNELRVLKLDEWVGLPAEHPGSCEYYLRQQLLDPLKISADRYAGFLPNPENPQNDCERVKQLIENGTGIDLCILGLGKNGHIGFNEPAEFLQPHCHVAQLSEQSKKQGIVEGYDEKPEYGITLGMQEILSAKKIILLVYGEGKRDATAVLLSKNITTEFPATFLWLHPNVDCLLVKD; from the coding sequence ATGAACATACATTCTTTTGAGGATTACGAACAAATGAGTGGCAGGGCGGCCGCCATGGTTCTGGAAGAAATAGAGAAGAAAAAAGACCTACTGATCTGTGCGCCCACAGGAAACTCACCTACAGGAATGTACCAGTCGCTAGCTCAAACCTTTCAACAAAAACCTAAAATTTTTAATGAACTGCGCGTTTTAAAACTAGACGAATGGGTAGGGCTCCCTGCGGAGCATCCTGGCTCTTGTGAATATTATTTGAGACAACAACTGCTTGATCCCCTTAAAATTTCTGCTGATCGCTATGCTGGTTTTCTTCCAAATCCGGAAAATCCTCAGAATGACTGTGAACGAGTTAAACAGTTAATTGAAAATGGAACAGGCATTGATCTATGTATTTTAGGTTTGGGGAAAAACGGGCATATCGGTTTTAATGAACCTGCAGAATTTCTTCAACCTCATTGTCATGTGGCCCAGCTTTCTGAGCAGTCAAAAAAGCAAGGGATTGTAGAAGGGTACGATGAAAAACCAGAGTATGGTATAACCTTGGGGATGCAAGAGATTTTATCTGCCAAAAAAATTATCTTATTGGTCTATGGTGAAGGAAAAAGAGATGCGACCGCGGTGCTGTTATCCAAAAATATAACCACAGAATTTCCCGCTACCTTTCTCTGGCTTCATCCCAATGTTGACTGTTTACTAGTGAAAGATTGA
- a CDS encoding Gluconate 2-dehydrogenase subunit 3 has translation MERREALKLTATLLGGCVVGSQFFLSGCSTPKDRSKLLTDNDVPLLDEIGETILPDSEQSLGAKAAHIGAFIKTIVNDCYDLQEKEIFIKGLQLVDTEAESRYGKKYLYLSDPQRAELLSQFDEDAKKSKAKSPHFFSMMKELTIWGYFTSEPGTTKALRYNPIPGRFDGCIPYTGENAWA, from the coding sequence ATGGAAAGAAGAGAAGCATTAAAACTTACAGCCACCCTACTTGGAGGTTGTGTCGTTGGCTCCCAGTTTTTTTTGTCGGGCTGTTCCACGCCAAAAGACCGATCAAAATTGCTGACCGATAATGATGTCCCCTTATTGGATGAAATAGGCGAAACCATTCTTCCTGATTCGGAACAGTCCCTAGGGGCAAAGGCTGCTCATATCGGAGCGTTTATTAAAACAATAGTCAATGACTGTTATGATCTTCAGGAGAAAGAGATTTTTATAAAAGGCCTTCAACTAGTTGATACGGAAGCTGAGTCTAGATATGGGAAAAAGTATCTTTATCTTTCTGATCCACAAAGGGCTGAACTACTTTCTCAGTTTGATGAAGATGCCAAGAAAAGTAAGGCAAAATCACCTCATTTTTTTAGCATGATGAAAGAGTTGACCATTTGGGGATATTTTACTTCAGAACCTGGAACCACAAAAGCGCTTCGTTATAATCCTATTCCTGGTAGATTTGACGGTTGCATTCCTTATACTGGTGAAAATGCTTGGGCCTAA
- a CDS encoding Predicted dehydrogenase, translated as MDKKVGVALIGSQFISSIHADALSKVRDAEVLAVMSPSEGHAKSFAEKFYIPNHFTDLDQMLALPGIDMVVIGAPNYLHCELTLKIANAGKHVVVEKPLCMNLKEADLMIDACKKANVKLMYAEELCFTPKYVRMKGLLDQGALGKPVLFKQSEKHDGPHAEHFWDVERSGGGVTMDMGCHAIQFFRWLHPGKAIKSVYAQMMTSVHTDKTIGDDNSIVILEFEDGVVAMMEESWTKLGGMDDKAELHGSEGVAYADVLQGNSIQTYSKTGVDYAVEKSGNTVGWSYTMYEESWNYGFPQEFEHFVDCVKNDRQPLVTGEDGKAVLEVIFAAYQSAGTGQKVFLPFKTDVDKPYKLWKK; from the coding sequence ATGGATAAGAAAGTTGGGGTTGCACTGATCGGTTCGCAGTTTATATCAAGTATACATGCAGATGCTTTAAGCAAGGTGAGGGATGCTGAAGTTTTAGCAGTCATGTCTCCTTCTGAGGGACATGCCAAGAGTTTTGCAGAAAAGTTTTATATCCCAAATCATTTTACCGATCTAGATCAGATGCTCGCATTGCCAGGTATCGATATGGTAGTAATCGGAGCTCCTAACTATCTGCATTGTGAACTAACATTAAAGATTGCCAACGCGGGGAAACATGTAGTGGTAGAGAAACCCTTATGCATGAATTTGAAAGAGGCGGATTTAATGATCGATGCTTGTAAAAAAGCGAATGTAAAACTGATGTACGCAGAGGAACTTTGTTTTACACCTAAATACGTTCGTATGAAAGGCTTGCTTGATCAGGGTGCATTAGGAAAACCAGTACTCTTTAAGCAGTCAGAGAAGCACGACGGCCCACATGCAGAGCACTTTTGGGATGTAGAACGGTCTGGAGGTGGCGTAACCATGGATATGGGCTGTCATGCCATCCAATTCTTTCGATGGCTGCATCCCGGTAAGGCCATCAAATCTGTGTATGCCCAAATGATGACGAGCGTGCATACTGATAAGACCATAGGAGACGATAACTCCATTGTTATTTTAGAATTTGAAGATGGTGTAGTGGCAATGATGGAAGAGAGTTGGACCAAACTTGGCGGTATGGACGATAAAGCAGAGTTACATGGCTCAGAAGGAGTGGCCTATGCCGATGTGCTTCAGGGTAATTCGATTCAGACTTACAGTAAAACAGGGGTAGATTATGCCGTGGAAAAATCGGGTAACACGGTCGGCTGGAGCTATACCATGTATGAAGAAAGCTGGAATTATGGTTTCCCTCAAGAGTTTGAACATTTCGTGGATTGTGTCAAAAACGACAGGCAACCACTAGTTACAGGCGAAGATGGTAAAGCTGTTTTAGAAGTGATCTTTGCGGCCTACCAGTCAGCTGGTACAGGGCAAAAGGTATTCTTGCCTTTTAAAACCGATGTAGACAAGCCATATAAATTATGGAAGAAGTAG
- a CDS encoding Choline dehydrogenase, whose protein sequence is MENPFDAIVIGSGISGGWAAKELCEQGLKTLVLERGRDVRHIKDYPTMFKNPWEFEHRGRMTKEFYQENPLITKAAGFGEDTAHFFIKDADHPYVQERPFDWIRGYQVGGKSLIWGRACQRWSDYEFKAPKRFGYGIEWPIGYDDIAPWYSHVEKFIGVCGNNDGIEAMPDGEFLPPFQLNCVEEHMQNTLKENFSGRHLVQGRWAQLSEPKQIHLDQGRGKCQCRNLCMRGCPYGGYFSTNASTLPWAEQTGNLTVRPFSVVHSIIYDETSGKASGVKVIESNTKEEIIYNARIIFVNASALNSNLILLNSRSERFPNGLGNDNDLLGRYVCFHNYRAGAGGKVEGFKDKYVYGKNPTECIIANFRNLKEQDTDFVGGYTIFTGAYRNRTEEVPHNIAQIGADFKHQLSKPGDWRIYMYMQGETIPKASNRVYLSPDKTDDWAIPLLVTDVGYDDNDEKMVQDFLEESRKMLEKIGCTDLYSYDNKQAPGLDIHEMGGVRMGLDPKTSLLNEFNQLHGCKNVFVTDGACMSSTGNQSPSILYMSLTARAATYAVEQFKSGAL, encoded by the coding sequence ATGGAAAACCCATTTGATGCCATTGTGATTGGATCTGGTATATCGGGAGGCTGGGCGGCTAAAGAACTTTGTGAGCAGGGTTTAAAAACCTTGGTTTTGGAAAGAGGTAGGGATGTAAGGCACATAAAAGATTACCCAACCATGTTCAAAAATCCTTGGGAATTTGAACATAGAGGGCGTATGACCAAGGAGTTTTATCAAGAAAATCCATTAATAACTAAAGCAGCAGGATTTGGAGAAGATACAGCGCATTTTTTTATCAAGGATGCCGATCATCCATATGTTCAAGAGCGACCATTTGACTGGATTCGCGGCTATCAGGTAGGAGGTAAGTCACTGATATGGGGGAGGGCCTGTCAGCGTTGGAGTGATTATGAGTTCAAGGCACCTAAAAGATTCGGTTATGGTATAGAATGGCCTATTGGTTATGATGACATTGCGCCCTGGTACTCTCATGTAGAAAAATTTATTGGGGTCTGCGGTAATAATGATGGTATCGAAGCCATGCCAGATGGTGAATTTTTACCTCCATTTCAACTTAATTGTGTGGAGGAGCACATGCAAAACACGCTCAAGGAAAATTTTTCTGGAAGGCACTTGGTACAAGGCCGTTGGGCACAGCTCAGCGAACCCAAACAAATTCATTTAGATCAGGGTCGAGGTAAGTGTCAATGCCGAAATTTGTGTATGCGTGGCTGCCCTTATGGGGGTTATTTCAGTACTAATGCTTCCACCTTGCCCTGGGCCGAACAAACAGGCAATCTTACCGTGAGACCATTTTCGGTGGTTCATTCTATAATTTATGATGAAACATCTGGTAAAGCCTCTGGGGTAAAAGTTATAGAGAGCAATACTAAAGAGGAAATTATATATAATGCAAGGATTATATTCGTAAATGCCTCGGCGCTTAATTCTAACTTGATATTACTTAATTCAAGATCAGAGCGTTTCCCTAATGGTTTAGGCAATGATAATGATCTTTTGGGAAGATATGTCTGCTTTCATAACTATAGAGCGGGAGCAGGTGGTAAAGTTGAGGGTTTCAAGGATAAATATGTCTATGGAAAAAACCCCACAGAATGTATCATTGCTAACTTTCGAAACTTAAAGGAGCAGGATACCGACTTTGTGGGTGGATATACTATTTTTACAGGTGCCTATCGCAATAGAACAGAAGAAGTACCACATAATATAGCCCAAATTGGAGCAGATTTTAAGCACCAACTCAGTAAACCTGGCGATTGGCGTATTTATATGTACATGCAAGGTGAAACTATTCCGAAGGCTTCCAATAGAGTCTATTTGAGTCCTGATAAAACGGATGATTGGGCAATACCTTTGTTGGTGACGGATGTCGGTTATGATGACAATGATGAAAAAATGGTGCAGGATTTTCTGGAAGAAAGCCGTAAAATGCTAGAGAAAATTGGGTGCACCGATCTATATTCCTATGACAATAAACAGGCGCCAGGCTTGGATATTCACGAAATGGGAGGGGTGAGAATGGGACTTGACCCCAAGACATCTCTTTTAAATGAATTTAATCAGCTGCATGGCTGTAAGAATGTGTTTGTTACGGATGGAGCTTGTATGAGCAGCACCGGTAATCAAAGTCCTTCAATATTATATATGTCACTTACTGCCCGTGCCGCAACTTATGCCGTAGAGCAATTTAAAAGTGGGGCTTTATAA
- a CDS encoding antitoxin YefM translates to MEITTVSDFRKDIKTYLDRVVKNYETLIINRGKDSGIVVMSLQEYNSLMATNHELSSRKNELRLDSAVDKFKSGQSFKKGLIEN, encoded by the coding sequence ATGGAAATAACAACTGTTTCTGACTTTAGAAAAGATATAAAAACTTATCTGGACAGAGTTGTAAAGAATTACGAGACTTTGATTATTAATCGTGGAAAAGATTCTGGAATTGTAGTGATGTCCCTTCAAGAATACAATTCGTTAATGGCCACAAATCACGAATTATCCTCTAGAAAGAATGAATTGAGATTAGATTCTGCAGTTGACAAATTTAAGAGCGGACAGTCTTTTAAAAAAGGCCTAATCGAAAATTGA
- a CDS encoding toxin YoeB, whose product MKYIFVDESWEDYLYWQKTDKKKLKKINELLKDISRNPFDGIGKPEPLKHKYAGFWSSRIDSEHRLIYRYNEGEILIAKCRFHYD is encoded by the coding sequence ATGAAGTATATATTCGTTGATGAGTCTTGGGAAGATTATTTGTATTGGCAAAAAACAGACAAGAAAAAGCTGAAAAAAATAAATGAACTCCTGAAAGACATTTCCCGGAATCCTTTTGATGGAATTGGAAAACCTGAACCTTTAAAACATAAATACGCTGGATTTTGGTCCAGTCGAATCGACAGTGAACATAGGCTTATATATCGATATAATGAAGGCGAAATATTAATTGCTAAATGCAGATTCCATTACGACTGA
- a CDS encoding gamma-glutamyltranspeptidase / glutathione hydrolase codes for MVVSSSEIASEVGIDILKKGGNAIDASIATAFALAVTHPAAGNIGGGGFLVFMDSAATTTTIDFREKAPLKASPNMFLDDDGNLTKGKNLYGEESTVNHIGAKSVGVPGTVAGLYLAHQKYGSLPWADLVQPAIDIAKNGFPLTYDLYGAANYFKNNSPIPFLQDYFIKDNGELTQFGELWKQNELANTLTEIRDHGQDGFYKGDVAKEIVRFMKENGGIITMEDLQRYKAVERKPVKGTYKDYEIYSMPPPSSGGTALIEMMNLMELANLDSIQFNSAAYVHLVAEAMRRAFADRAEHLGDKDFNLETSLDRLTSKAFARNRFDNIDMEKASVSDSTKFGQIYDGTHTTHLSVADKFGNAVSLTYTLEHGYESGMGSKKLGFIFNNEMGDFNPQPGYTTSTGQVGTDPNLIKPEKRMLSSMTPTIVAKNGKPYLVVGSPGGRTIINTVFQTVLNVLAYEMPIDKAIEAMKIHHQWLPDVIEYERLLLSPDTRKLLEEMNHTLIPVNSLGELMGIQIDVDNNIMIGASDSSSPDGAAIGY; via the coding sequence ATGGTTGTTTCAAGCAGCGAGATAGCCTCAGAAGTGGGGATAGATATTCTTAAAAAAGGAGGGAATGCGATCGATGCTTCAATCGCAACTGCATTTGCACTGGCAGTCACCCATCCAGCAGCCGGAAACATTGGTGGAGGTGGATTTTTGGTATTTATGGATTCGGCCGCAACTACTACCACCATTGACTTTAGGGAAAAAGCTCCTCTAAAAGCGTCTCCAAATATGTTCCTTGATGATGATGGAAATCTTACAAAAGGAAAGAACCTATACGGAGAGGAATCGACTGTGAATCACATTGGTGCTAAATCGGTTGGCGTTCCCGGAACGGTGGCTGGTCTGTATCTAGCGCATCAAAAATATGGGAGTCTACCATGGGCAGATTTGGTTCAACCTGCCATTGATATAGCAAAAAATGGATTTCCACTCACCTACGATCTTTATGGCGCGGCCAATTATTTTAAAAACAATTCTCCTATTCCATTTTTACAGGATTATTTCATAAAGGATAATGGCGAACTCACCCAATTCGGAGAGCTATGGAAGCAAAATGAGCTTGCTAATACCTTAACAGAAATCCGAGATCATGGTCAAGATGGATTCTATAAGGGAGATGTTGCGAAGGAGATTGTCCGTTTTATGAAGGAGAATGGAGGCATTATTACCATGGAAGATCTTCAGCGCTATAAAGCAGTAGAAAGGAAGCCGGTTAAAGGAACTTATAAAGACTATGAAATCTACTCCATGCCCCCTCCTAGTTCAGGTGGTACCGCGCTTATCGAAATGATGAACCTTATGGAATTAGCCAACTTGGATTCTATCCAATTCAATTCTGCTGCATACGTACATTTGGTGGCTGAAGCCATGCGCAGAGCTTTCGCCGATAGAGCAGAACATTTAGGTGATAAGGATTTTAATCTAGAAACGTCATTAGACAGGCTGACCTCCAAAGCTTTTGCGAGAAATCGTTTTGACAACATTGATATGGAAAAAGCCTCCGTAAGTGACTCTACTAAATTTGGGCAAATTTATGATGGGACCCACACCACTCACCTTTCGGTGGCCGATAAATTTGGCAATGCAGTTTCTTTAACCTACACATTGGAGCATGGCTATGAGTCAGGAATGGGTTCCAAAAAACTGGGTTTCATCTTTAATAATGAAATGGGGGATTTTAATCCACAGCCTGGGTATACTACTAGTACAGGTCAAGTTGGTACGGACCCTAACCTCATTAAACCTGAAAAACGGATGCTTTCTAGCATGACGCCCACTATTGTAGCGAAAAACGGAAAACCTTATCTTGTTGTAGGAAGTCCCGGAGGGAGAACCATTATCAATACCGTGTTTCAAACCGTACTGAACGTGCTAGCCTACGAAATGCCGATAGACAAGGCGATTGAGGCCATGAAAATTCATCACCAATGGTTGCCAGATGTGATAGAATATGAGAGGCTGTTACTATCTCCTGATACTCGAAAACTTCTTGAAGAGATGAATCATACCTTGATCCCAGTTAATTCATTGGGTGAATTAATGGGGATTCAAATAGACGTAGATAATAATATTATGATTGGAGCTTCCGACTCTTCAAGTCCAGATGGGGCTGCAATAGGCTATTAG
- a CDS encoding two component transcriptional regulator, LytTR family, with protein MIKYLIIDDEYIAHDIIKGYCDLLPNMRLMKNCYDALEAIEYLNNNTVDLIFLDLNMPKLKGFEFLKTLSEPPKVIVTTAYEEFALEGYELNISDYLLKPFSFERFLKAINKTVSNINTPKESIVEKSDPVSKSIFLRTNNKYIQVAIDTIEYIEAAGNYTKVITIDETIEIREKFSDVLALLNGMDFIQVHKSFAVSKNHIKSIEGNRIFISDHIIPI; from the coding sequence GTGATTAAATATCTAATTATTGACGACGAATATATAGCACACGATATTATAAAAGGCTATTGTGATTTATTGCCAAATATGCGGTTAATGAAAAACTGCTATGATGCTTTGGAAGCCATCGAATATCTTAACAACAATACAGTTGATTTAATTTTTCTGGATTTAAATATGCCAAAACTCAAAGGCTTTGAATTTTTAAAAACCCTGTCTGAGCCACCAAAAGTAATCGTAACCACGGCCTATGAAGAATTTGCGCTAGAAGGCTACGAACTTAATATTTCAGATTATTTGTTGAAACCTTTTAGTTTCGAACGATTTTTAAAAGCAATCAATAAAACGGTAAGCAACATCAACACTCCAAAGGAATCTATTGTCGAGAAAAGTGATCCAGTTTCAAAAAGTATATTTCTTCGAACTAATAATAAATACATTCAAGTAGCAATTGATACTATTGAATATATTGAGGCCGCTGGAAATTACACTAAGGTGATTACCATCGATGAGACCATTGAGATTAGAGAAAAGTTTTCGGATGTTTTAGCATTATTAAATGGTATGGATTTTATCCAAGTTCACAAATCGTTTGCGGTATCGAAAAATCACATAAAGAGCATTGAAGGGAATCGGATTTTTATTTCTGATCATATAATTCCTATTTGA